From Streptomyces sp. TLI_105, the proteins below share one genomic window:
- a CDS encoding cold-shock protein, producing MSTGTVKWFNAEKGFGFIEQDGGGPDVFAHFSNIAAQGFRELQEGQKVSFDIAQGQKGPTAENIVSA from the coding sequence ATGAGCACTGGCACCGTGAAGTGGTTCAACGCGGAAAAGGGTTTCGGCTTCATCGAGCAGGACGGTGGCGGCCCTGACGTGTTCGCCCACTTCTCGAACATCGCCGCCCAGGGCTTCCGCGAGCTCCAGGAGGGCCAGAAGGTCTCCTTCGACATCGCGCAGGGCCAGAAGGGCCCGACGGCCGAGAACATCGTTTCCGCCTGA
- a CDS encoding RICIN domain-containing protein — protein sequence MKNPMNGGRRGRHRRRWTGAGLLLGVPAVLVPYLLFVQDDSQAATVDGNAYYRLLSVRSGKALDVNAFSTADGTRIQQWTDQNTANQQWKLRPTGDGYYELVNRNSGKVLGIAGDSTARAAAAEQQTDSSSASQEWRVDEVSGSDAVTFTSRRSGQVLDVSGGSTADGAVVIQYPGHGSTNQQWKLVRTAETPVPGSGPYGWNNAQVVGGGYVTGLVFNPRERGLLYARTDMGGAYRWDTAAEQWIPLTDWLGEKDWNLLGIDALATDPVDPGRLYLAAGTYTNEWAGNGALLRSTDRGRTFQRTDLPFKLGGNEDGRGAGERLVIDPSDNRTLLLGTRKNGLWRSTDSGVTWSQVSSFPVKDGAGSGAGISFVTYGPAGSKTIYVGVADRSTSLYRSTDGGSTWQAVSGQPTGQLPQHGVLSGDGSLYLTYTDALGPNGVTAGSVWKYTPAGGAWKNVSPSQGAYGFSGLAVDPQKPSTVMVTTLDRWWPEDELYRTTDGGTTWKPLAEKSVRDASAAPYVGTGIGHWMTALAIDPFDSGHVLYGTGGGVWRSKDANASDSGGTSHWTVGARGLEETALMDAIAPPGGATVITAMGDQGGFRHDDLTKVPAGRLNNPMMTNSTDIDFAQANPSMMVRVGRGGAQDGAYSTDGGVSWNGFKAEPVAGAQDGHIALASDGSALVWTQAGQVPYRSTDKGASWSKVGGLGTDAVVVADRSSARTFYSLAGGTLHASTDGGATFTARATDLPAGRLTAVPGVAGDLWIAGSAKGLLHSTDGGRTFTTLTTVKSASALGFGKAAPGASYQALYLIGTVKDVTGVFRSTDKGATWLRVNDDAHQWGSIGGVGVITGDPDTYGRVYVGTNGRGLQYGDPS from the coding sequence ATGAAGAACCCCATGAACGGCGGGCGCCGCGGGCGTCACCGCCGCCGCTGGACCGGGGCCGGACTGCTGCTCGGTGTGCCCGCCGTCCTCGTGCCGTACCTCCTGTTCGTACAGGACGACTCGCAGGCCGCGACGGTCGACGGCAATGCCTACTACCGGCTGCTTTCCGTACGCAGCGGCAAGGCGCTGGACGTCAACGCCTTCTCCACCGCCGACGGCACCCGCATCCAGCAGTGGACCGACCAGAACACCGCCAACCAGCAGTGGAAGCTGCGGCCCACCGGTGACGGCTACTACGAGCTGGTGAACCGCAACAGCGGCAAGGTGCTGGGCATAGCGGGCGACTCGACCGCCCGGGCGGCTGCCGCCGAGCAGCAGACCGACAGCTCGTCCGCCTCCCAGGAGTGGCGGGTCGACGAGGTGAGCGGCTCCGACGCCGTCACCTTCACCTCCCGCAGGAGCGGCCAGGTCCTGGACGTCTCCGGAGGCTCCACGGCCGACGGCGCGGTGGTCATCCAGTATCCCGGCCATGGCAGCACCAACCAGCAGTGGAAGCTGGTGAGGACGGCCGAGACCCCGGTCCCCGGGAGCGGACCGTACGGGTGGAACAACGCCCAGGTGGTGGGCGGCGGTTACGTCACCGGGCTGGTGTTCAACCCGCGGGAGCGGGGCCTGCTGTACGCGCGTACCGACATGGGCGGCGCCTACCGCTGGGACACCGCGGCCGAACAGTGGATCCCGCTGACCGACTGGCTCGGCGAGAAGGACTGGAACCTGCTGGGCATCGACGCGCTGGCCACCGACCCCGTCGACCCGGGCCGGCTCTACCTCGCGGCGGGCACCTACACCAACGAGTGGGCCGGCAACGGCGCGCTCCTGCGTTCCACCGACCGGGGCCGCACCTTCCAGCGCACCGACCTGCCGTTCAAGCTGGGCGGCAACGAGGACGGCCGCGGGGCGGGCGAACGGCTCGTGATCGACCCCTCGGACAACCGCACCCTGCTCCTCGGCACCCGCAAGAACGGCCTGTGGCGCAGCACGGACAGCGGTGTGACGTGGAGTCAGGTCTCCTCGTTCCCCGTCAAGGACGGGGCGGGCAGCGGCGCGGGCATCTCCTTCGTGACGTACGGTCCGGCCGGCAGCAAGACGATCTACGTCGGCGTCGCCGACCGGTCCACCTCCCTGTACCGCTCCACCGACGGCGGCAGCACCTGGCAGGCCGTCTCCGGGCAGCCCACCGGCCAGCTGCCGCAGCACGGCGTGCTCTCCGGTGACGGCTCGCTGTACCTGACGTACACCGACGCCCTCGGACCCAACGGCGTGACGGCGGGCTCGGTGTGGAAGTACACGCCGGCCGGCGGGGCGTGGAAGAACGTCTCCCCGTCCCAGGGCGCCTACGGGTTCTCCGGTCTGGCCGTCGACCCGCAGAAGCCCTCCACGGTGATGGTCACCACCCTCGACCGCTGGTGGCCCGAGGACGAGCTCTACCGGACCACCGACGGCGGCACGACCTGGAAGCCACTGGCCGAGAAATCGGTGCGGGACGCCTCCGCCGCTCCTTACGTCGGTACCGGCATCGGGCACTGGATGACCGCCCTGGCCATCGATCCCTTCGACTCCGGGCACGTGCTGTACGGCACCGGCGGCGGCGTCTGGCGCAGCAAGGACGCCAACGCCTCCGACAGCGGCGGCACCAGCCACTGGACCGTGGGGGCGCGGGGCCTCGAGGAGACCGCGCTGATGGACGCGATCGCGCCGCCCGGCGGTGCCACCGTCATCACCGCCATGGGCGACCAAGGCGGCTTCCGCCACGACGACCTGACCAAGGTGCCCGCCGGGCGGCTGAACAACCCGATGATGACCAACAGCACCGACATCGACTTCGCCCAGGCCAACCCCTCGATGATGGTCCGTGTCGGCCGGGGCGGCGCACAGGACGGCGCCTACTCCACCGACGGCGGCGTCAGCTGGAACGGCTTCAAGGCGGAACCGGTGGCCGGCGCCCAGGACGGCCACATCGCGCTTGCCTCGGACGGCTCCGCCCTCGTCTGGACCCAGGCCGGCCAGGTCCCGTACCGCTCGACCGACAAGGGGGCGAGCTGGTCGAAGGTCGGCGGCCTGGGCACCGACGCCGTGGTCGTCGCCGACCGCTCCTCGGCCAGGACCTTCTACTCACTGGCCGGTGGCACGCTCCACGCCAGCACCGACGGCGGCGCGACCTTCACCGCCCGCGCCACCGACCTGCCCGCCGGCCGGCTCACGGCCGTCCCCGGCGTCGCGGGGGACCTGTGGATCGCCGGCAGCGCCAAGGGGCTGCTGCACTCCACCGACGGCGGCCGCACCTTCACCACGCTCACCACGGTGAAGTCCGCCTCCGCCCTCGGCTTCGGCAAGGCCGCGCCGGGCGCCTCCTACCAGGCCCTGTACCTGATCGGCACCGTCAAGGACGTCACCGGCGTCTTCCGATCCACCGACAAGGGCGCCACCTGGCTCCGCGTCAACGACGACGCCCACCAGTGGGGCAGCATCGGCGGCGTCGGCGTCATCACCGGCGACCCCGACACCTACGGCCGCGTGTACGTCGGCACCAACGGACGCGGCCTCCAGTACGGCGACCCTTCCTGA